The following are encoded in a window of Bacillus sp. SORGH_AS_0510 genomic DNA:
- a CDS encoding dimethylsulfonioproprionate lyase family protein, with amino-acid sequence MFHTSEENNEYRYGTHGPKYLSKGPNVDIGVVLLKPGDDHDNHYHTTCEEIFYILEGEIDIYINGEPVHVKPGDMLQVRPMEAHYLKNTNSVDFKAVFIKSPHISERDSVIVDNPKMKE; translated from the coding sequence ATGTTTCACACAAGTGAGGAAAACAATGAATATCGTTATGGCACCCATGGCCCAAAATACTTATCTAAAGGACCCAATGTGGATATTGGAGTGGTTCTTTTAAAACCTGGTGATGATCATGATAACCACTATCATACTACCTGTGAGGAAATCTTCTATATCCTTGAAGGTGAAATTGATATTTATATAAACGGTGAACCTGTCCATGTAAAGCCAGGTGACATGCTACAGGTACGTCCGATGGAAGCACACTATTTAAAAAATACGAATTCCGTCGATTTTAAAGCCGTATTTATAAAGTCGCCACATATTAGTGAAAGAGATTCCGTAATTGTTGATAACCCAAAAATGAAGGAGTGA
- the lsrF gene encoding 3-hydroxy-5-phosphonooxypentane-2,4-dione thiolase → MNWGFKNRMNQILPNGKAVMLAIDHGYFLGPVHGLEKPGETVKDLLPHTDSLFVTRGTLDACIPAGVSKPVLLRVSGGPSVLNDLANEHIVTPVKEAIRHNVVGVGVSIFVGSAYETQTVTNLANVVTEAHDYGIPVLAITAVGKELEKRDARFLGLASRIGAEMGADIVKTYYCEDFEKVTSTCPVPIVIAGGPKLETIKDALDLTYNAMNQGAAGVDMGRNIWQSEYPEAMIRAINGIVHKGLNVKEALDLYSQLTQTKVF, encoded by the coding sequence ATGAATTGGGGATTTAAAAATAGAATGAATCAAATTTTACCAAATGGGAAGGCCGTTATGCTCGCAATTGATCACGGCTATTTCCTCGGGCCCGTCCATGGACTTGAAAAGCCTGGTGAAACCGTCAAAGACCTTCTGCCACATACCGACTCTTTGTTTGTCACACGTGGGACATTGGATGCATGCATTCCTGCAGGTGTAAGCAAGCCTGTCCTTTTACGAGTTTCTGGTGGACCAAGTGTGTTAAATGATTTAGCTAACGAGCACATTGTTACTCCTGTTAAAGAAGCCATTAGGCATAACGTGGTTGGTGTCGGCGTATCTATTTTTGTTGGTTCTGCATATGAGACGCAAACGGTGACTAACTTAGCGAATGTTGTTACGGAAGCACACGATTATGGGATTCCCGTTCTCGCCATTACTGCTGTAGGTAAGGAACTTGAAAAGCGTGATGCTAGATTCCTAGGACTCGCTTCTCGGATTGGGGCTGAAATGGGAGCAGATATTGTTAAAACCTATTACTGTGAAGACTTTGAAAAAGTAACAAGCACGTGCCCCGTTCCAATCGTTATTGCTGGAGGTCCTAAACTAGAAACAATTAAAGATGCACTGGATTTAACCTATAACGCGATGAACCAAGGTGCTGCAGGTGTAGATATGGGCCGTAATATTTGGCAGTCTGAATACCCGGAAGCCATGATTCGTGCAATTAACGGAATCGTCCACAAGGGGTTAAATGTGAAGGAAGCGCTGGATCTTTATTCACAGTTAACACAAACCAAAGTATTTTAA
- the hpaB gene encoding 4-hydroxyphenylacetate 3-monooxygenase, oxygenase component — protein MGIITGNHFLDRLNKMKIEIWYNGEKIKGMLTEHPAFKGIMQTKASLYDLQNDSELLEKMTYLSPETNNRIGLSFLQPKTKEDLRKRREMIETWARHTHGMMGRSPDYMNTIIMSFASSSAALIKGKENCFPENILSVYEKAKENDLCFTHTFITPQINRSQYNFDCSSVPISAKVVDKNEKGIVIKGARLLATQGGLTDEVLVYSAPSKFMDPAEAFACSIPSDTAGLKFICRESFVGGDSSFNYPLSSRYEEMDSIVVFDNVLVPWERVFFYDNVEAASDFMLHSSFHHFATHQVLTRQIVKTEFVLGIAELLVETINVREYQHIQEKLSEIIIGLETMKALLEKAEKDAQLDEWGFMRPSLRPLQVATNVFPRIYPRFSEIIQLIGASGMVSLPSENAFESVIRPDLDQYVQGASKTAEDRVKIFRLAWDLTMSSFGTRQTHYERYFFGDPIRLSSTLYQTYPKSEHVKNVNDFLDLH, from the coding sequence ATGGGAATAATTACGGGGAATCATTTTTTAGACCGATTAAATAAAATGAAAATTGAAATTTGGTATAACGGTGAAAAAATTAAGGGAATGCTTACTGAACACCCTGCCTTTAAAGGCATCATGCAAACAAAAGCATCGCTTTATGATTTGCAGAATGATAGTGAGTTGTTGGAGAAAATGACTTACCTATCACCAGAAACGAATAACCGCATAGGGCTTTCGTTCTTGCAGCCGAAAACAAAAGAGGATTTAAGGAAAAGACGCGAGATGATCGAGACATGGGCTCGACACACTCATGGGATGATGGGGAGAAGTCCTGACTACATGAATACAATCATCATGAGCTTTGCCTCTTCTTCGGCTGCCCTCATAAAGGGGAAAGAGAACTGCTTCCCCGAAAACATTTTATCTGTCTATGAAAAAGCGAAAGAAAACGACCTTTGCTTTACACATACATTCATTACACCCCAAATTAATCGCTCCCAATACAACTTCGATTGCTCCTCAGTACCCATTTCCGCAAAAGTCGTTGATAAAAATGAAAAAGGAATCGTCATTAAAGGGGCCAGGCTCCTCGCGACACAAGGTGGTTTAACAGATGAAGTATTAGTTTATTCAGCTCCGAGTAAGTTCATGGACCCAGCCGAGGCATTTGCCTGTTCTATCCCTTCGGATACAGCAGGTCTAAAGTTTATCTGTAGGGAATCATTTGTAGGTGGGGACTCTTCTTTTAACTACCCATTAAGTTCTCGTTATGAAGAGATGGACTCCATCGTGGTGTTTGATAACGTGTTAGTACCTTGGGAACGAGTGTTTTTTTATGATAATGTCGAAGCGGCCTCTGATTTCATGCTCCATAGCTCTTTTCACCATTTCGCCACGCACCAAGTGCTAACTAGGCAAATCGTAAAAACTGAGTTTGTCTTAGGCATTGCGGAACTTTTGGTCGAGACGATAAATGTTCGTGAATACCAGCATATTCAGGAAAAACTATCTGAAATCATTATCGGACTCGAAACGATGAAAGCCTTATTGGAGAAAGCAGAAAAGGATGCACAACTGGATGAATGGGGATTTATGCGTCCTAGCCTTCGTCCTCTTCAGGTGGCTACTAACGTCTTTCCACGAATTTATCCTCGTTTCAGTGAAATCATTCAATTAATTGGAGCAAGCGGGATGGTGTCCTTACCTAGCGAAAATGCCTTTGAATCGGTTATTCGTCCGGACCTTGATCAATATGTTCAAGGCGCCAGTAAGACGGCCGAAGATAGAGTGAAAATATTCCGATTAGCTTGGGATTTGACAATGAGCTCATTTGGAACCCGACAAACTCACTATGAAAGGTACTTTTTTGGTGATCCAATTCGGTTGTCTAGTACTTTGTACCAAACCTATCCAAAAAGTGAGCACGTAAAGAACGTAAATGATTTCTTAGATTTACACTAA
- a CDS encoding cupin domain-containing protein yields the protein MYYIPYMYPYQYLYYNNVSMSNFGRQAVYWTYPYGIEHANRFNSFRSSNGDGSVVLTDYGPKPFVVNINEASKQNNTYRTALWTGKHLQVTLMSLNVGEDIGLEIHPNVDQFLRIEQGQGIVQMGNSKENLTFARNVYDDSAIMIPAGTWHNLTNTGNTPLKLYSIYAPPNHPFGTVHATKADAMAAEERNSDGNRITEVSKIKSY from the coding sequence ATGTATTATATTCCCTATATGTATCCTTATCAATATCTTTATTATAATAATGTTTCAATGTCAAACTTTGGAAGACAGGCTGTTTATTGGACTTATCCTTATGGGATAGAGCATGCTAACAGATTTAATTCATTTCGCTCTTCCAACGGTGATGGAAGTGTTGTTTTAACAGATTATGGACCAAAACCATTTGTGGTTAACATCAATGAAGCATCGAAGCAAAACAATACGTATCGCACTGCTTTATGGACAGGGAAACATTTACAGGTTACTTTGATGAGTCTAAATGTTGGCGAAGATATCGGTTTGGAAATACATCCGAATGTTGATCAATTCTTACGGATTGAACAAGGTCAGGGAATTGTTCAAATGGGTAATAGTAAAGAGAATCTAACCTTTGCAAGAAATGTCTATGATGATTCTGCCATCATGATACCTGCCGGAACATGGCATAATCTAACTAATACAGGTAATACTCCGTTAAAACTTTATTCAATCTATGCTCCTCCTAACCATCCATTTGGTACTGTGCATGCTACCAAAGCAGATGCAATGGCTGCAGAAGAAAGAAACAGTGATGGCAATAGAATAACAGAGGTTAGTAAAATAAAATCATATTAG
- a CDS encoding DMT family transporter — protein MKGIFFAFLAGAFITLQGVANTRISNDIGTWQAATITQLTGFIVALLILMFTREKKYQGFKQVKPLYLVGGTFGAVVVFSNVTAIQHIGVTFTVAVILIAQLCLTFIIDSNGWFGLTKQKMKLPQFIGIGMMIAGVLILRF, from the coding sequence ATGAAGGGAATCTTTTTTGCGTTTTTAGCAGGGGCATTTATTACCCTGCAGGGAGTAGCAAATACAAGAATTAGCAATGATATAGGCACATGGCAAGCCGCGACCATTACTCAGTTAACTGGATTTATAGTGGCCCTGCTTATACTCATGTTCACCCGTGAAAAAAAATACCAAGGCTTCAAGCAGGTCAAACCGTTATATTTAGTGGGTGGGACCTTTGGAGCGGTTGTTGTGTTTAGTAACGTCACGGCAATTCAACACATTGGCGTAACCTTTACCGTTGCCGTTATCTTGATTGCCCAGCTTTGTCTAACCTTTATAATAGACAGTAACGGGTGGTTTGGGTTAACGAAACAGAAAATGAAGCTGCCGCAGTTTATTGGTATCGGAATGATGATTGCTGGGGTATTGATTCTTAGATTCTAA
- a CDS encoding GNAT family N-acetyltransferase, which translates to MTIINSKLFYGERVKLTAAREDDVEIMMKWGEDAEYLRNVDTDMALPKTKEQWEEEGSSGSNSAYFRLRTIAEDELIGFAVIHSIEWNNRAGMLAIGIGQAVHRNKGYGSDALRLILRYAFHELNLDRVGLEVIEYNKGGIRAYEKVGFQLEGRKRSMVYRDGKRYDVLVMGVLRHEWENLQKV; encoded by the coding sequence ATGACCATTATCAATTCAAAACTTTTTTACGGTGAACGCGTAAAGCTAACTGCAGCAAGAGAAGATGACGTAGAGATTATGATGAAGTGGGGAGAAGATGCAGAATATCTACGTAATGTGGATACAGATATGGCCCTTCCAAAAACCAAGGAACAGTGGGAGGAAGAAGGAAGCTCTGGATCCAATAGTGCCTACTTCAGGCTTCGAACCATTGCTGAGGACGAATTAATCGGATTCGCTGTTATTCATAGCATTGAATGGAATAATCGCGCGGGCATGTTGGCGATTGGCATTGGCCAGGCGGTTCATCGTAACAAGGGATATGGGTCAGATGCCTTGAGGCTGATCCTTCGTTATGCTTTCCACGAACTAAATCTTGACCGGGTAGGGTTAGAGGTAATTGAATATAACAAAGGTGGAATTAGGGCATACGAAAAGGTTGGATTTCAATTAGAAGGTCGTAAGCGCTCCATGGTCTATCGGGACGGAAAGCGATATGACGTGCTTGTGATGGGCGTTTTACGACATGAGTGGGAGAACCTTCAAAAGGTGTAA
- a CDS encoding dihydrofolate reductase family protein: MAREIVLFIAASLDGFIAKEGDDLDWLHETEGEGDNGFSEMYESIDTIIMGKKTYDYVVNVTDTFPHSDRKCYVFSRTEQGSNGEVEFVNEDVIEFTKRLKQQDGAKIWMVGGANLLDAFMKEKLIDEIIITFSPHILGSGIPLFKAPNPEFSLTLLEVKRYKQFAQMHYKVKH; the protein is encoded by the coding sequence ATGGCAAGAGAGATTGTTTTATTTATAGCAGCTAGCTTAGATGGTTTTATCGCAAAGGAAGGCGACGATTTAGATTGGCTTCATGAAACCGAGGGTGAAGGGGATAACGGTTTTTCCGAAATGTACGAATCAATTGATACCATTATCATGGGGAAAAAAACGTATGATTATGTGGTAAACGTGACAGATACGTTCCCGCACTCCGATCGGAAATGTTATGTGTTCTCAAGAACAGAACAGGGCTCCAATGGAGAAGTAGAGTTCGTAAATGAGGATGTCATTGAATTTACTAAAAGATTAAAGCAGCAAGATGGCGCGAAAATATGGATGGTGGGCGGTGCTAACTTGCTTGATGCGTTTATGAAAGAAAAGTTAATCGATGAAATTATTATAACTTTTTCACCACATATACTTGGTTCAGGCATTCCATTATTTAAAGCTCCCAATCCAGAGTTTTCGTTAACGCTGCTTGAGGTAAAGCGGTATAAGCAATTTGCGCAAATGCATTATAAAGTGAAACATTAG
- a CDS encoding acyltransferase yields MERNYAIDFIKFFAIVAVVVIHTFPSDDKIGFFLLDNFSRFAVPFFFVASGYLFGLKVINNPQPAGYFKRYVIKILKIYVSWLLFYIGYDILRIALSGENVKHELTKYINELTPLNLFYYGHGTSGYQLWFVISLAWSMSVVYLFFRLRKITLLLFLSLCLNIAGLFGQSYSMFAELTLTSTRDALFIGLFYTTLGCWFAYRLPVIQNWKFEKKTYLSLIGFFFILQAAEGYFLTKVLLAKQGEYFLSTIVLTFILFLFIVNNPQLGKGVWITKIGGNALGIYAVHVLLIDIVDMVFNTFGLEDFSHYLLWNLLDAFLVFTLSYLIYRFLQQIKPRELFGR; encoded by the coding sequence ATGGAAAGAAATTATGCAATCGACTTTATTAAATTTTTTGCGATAGTGGCTGTTGTAGTCATCCATACCTTCCCTAGCGATGACAAAATAGGTTTCTTTTTACTTGATAACTTTTCAAGGTTTGCTGTACCTTTCTTCTTTGTTGCCTCGGGGTATTTGTTCGGTCTCAAAGTGATAAATAATCCTCAACCTGCAGGTTATTTTAAAAGATATGTAATAAAAATACTAAAAATATATGTATCCTGGCTTTTGTTTTATATCGGTTATGATATTCTACGGATTGCCTTGAGTGGAGAAAATGTTAAGCACGAACTAACCAAATATATTAATGAATTGACCCCTCTCAATCTCTTTTATTATGGGCATGGAACAAGTGGGTATCAATTATGGTTTGTGATTTCTCTAGCTTGGAGTATGTCTGTTGTATACCTGTTTTTTAGACTGAGAAAAATAACGCTGCTACTATTTCTTAGTCTTTGTTTGAATATAGCAGGCCTTTTTGGACAGTCATATTCTATGTTCGCTGAACTAACCTTAACTTCCACAAGAGATGCTCTATTTATTGGTTTATTTTATACAACCCTGGGGTGTTGGTTTGCCTACAGGTTACCTGTCATACAGAATTGGAAGTTTGAAAAAAAAACTTACTTATCGTTGATCGGTTTCTTCTTCATCCTACAGGCAGCTGAGGGGTATTTTTTGACAAAGGTGCTATTAGCGAAGCAGGGAGAATACTTTTTATCGACTATAGTGCTGACTTTCATTTTGTTTTTGTTTATTGTTAATAATCCACAGCTTGGAAAAGGCGTATGGATAACAAAAATAGGTGGCAATGCTTTGGGGATATATGCTGTACATGTGTTATTGATCGATATTGTAGACATGGTGTTTAACACCTTCGGCTTAGAAGATTTTTCCCATTATTTATTATGGAATTTGCTAGATGCCTTTCTTGTTTTTACATTATCCTATCTAATTTATCGCTTTCTTCAGCAAATAAAGCCCCGTGAGCTTTTTGGGCGGTGA
- a CDS encoding DUF4127 family protein yields the protein MMRVVYIPIDERPCNVDYVQMIAKSSTEVDLLVPENQLLGYKKKAADTEGIWEWITHVVKKSDALIISIDMLVYGGLLPSRLHYLSPDAATVWMERLRSLRNAYPNLPIYASNLIMRTPKYSSSDEEPDYYEHWGREIFLRSYLVDKKVRETLSVEETVQLEEICARLPKEHIEDYEARRSFNSFINSQMLDLVKEGVITFLAIPQDDSAEFGYTAMDQKKVVAKRNERRLHKKVHMYPGADEVGATLLARAFNEYKGQRPKIFPLWSSTLGPQLIPMYEDRPYAESLKAHVLAAGCQLVDRVEETDLVLAYNTPGRVMQESWNQKEKDITYTSFRNLLTFVDQIKPLIGSGKKVIVADSAFANGGDGEFITLLDEENILDQLLSYKGWNTNCNTLGTTICQGVLGTSGKNEVIRENLIYHLLDDYFYQAEIRMEMVADLLPKLGLTYFDLKDTAEQVNLERDQRLRSRFKDMIKNSFQDIEIERISSFAPWNRMFECGLSLKTKRKVEF from the coding sequence ATGATGAGAGTAGTTTATATTCCTATTGACGAGCGTCCTTGTAACGTGGACTATGTACAAATGATTGCCAAGTCTTCAACTGAAGTAGATTTGCTTGTACCAGAAAATCAACTATTAGGGTATAAGAAGAAAGCGGCCGATACAGAAGGAATATGGGAGTGGATAACCCACGTTGTCAAAAAATCAGATGCTCTTATTATTAGTATTGATATGCTAGTGTATGGTGGATTACTTCCATCAAGACTGCATTATTTATCACCCGATGCGGCAACGGTTTGGATGGAAAGATTACGTTCTTTACGTAATGCCTATCCCAATTTACCTATCTATGCTTCCAACTTAATTATGAGGACACCAAAATATAGTTCGAGTGATGAAGAACCAGATTATTATGAACATTGGGGCCGAGAAATCTTTCTGCGATCTTATTTAGTTGATAAGAAAGTGCGAGAGACTTTATCTGTGGAAGAAACAGTGCAGCTAGAGGAAATTTGTGCGCGGTTGCCTAAGGAGCATATAGAGGATTATGAAGCAAGACGTAGTTTCAATTCATTCATTAATAGTCAAATGTTGGACCTTGTAAAAGAAGGAGTTATTACGTTTCTAGCAATACCTCAGGATGATAGTGCGGAGTTTGGGTATACGGCAATGGACCAAAAGAAAGTTGTAGCTAAACGTAATGAGCGTCGCTTACATAAAAAGGTCCATATGTATCCTGGTGCAGATGAAGTAGGAGCCACATTGTTAGCAAGGGCTTTTAATGAATATAAGGGGCAGCGACCAAAGATTTTTCCTCTTTGGAGCAGTACACTTGGACCACAGTTGATTCCGATGTATGAGGATCGTCCTTATGCAGAAAGTTTAAAGGCACATGTATTAGCAGCAGGCTGTCAGTTAGTAGACCGGGTGGAGGAAACGGATCTTGTGTTGGCCTATAATACACCCGGCCGTGTGATGCAGGAGTCGTGGAATCAAAAAGAAAAGGATATTACCTATACTAGCTTCAGGAATTTATTAACGTTTGTAGATCAGATAAAACCGTTGATTGGTTCGGGGAAAAAAGTAATTGTGGCAGATTCCGCTTTTGCTAACGGTGGAGATGGTGAGTTCATTACACTTTTAGATGAAGAGAATATCTTAGATCAATTACTTTCTTATAAGGGTTGGAATACCAACTGTAATACGCTTGGAACGACAATCTGCCAAGGGGTTTTAGGGACTTCTGGGAAAAATGAAGTCATTAGAGAAAACCTAATTTATCACTTGCTTGATGATTATTTTTATCAAGCTGAAATTCGGATGGAAATGGTAGCAGATCTTCTTCCAAAGTTGGGCTTAACTTATTTTGATTTAAAGGATACGGCTGAACAAGTGAATCTAGAACGGGACCAGAGATTAAGAAGCCGATTTAAAGATATGATAAAAAATAGCTTCCAAGACATCGAGATAGAGAGAATAAGTAGCTTTGCACCGTGGAATCGAATGTTTGAATGTGGACTATCTCTAAAGACGAAAAGGAAAGTGGAATTTTAG
- a CDS encoding acetylxylan esterase: MNLFDLPIEQLRTYLPNQTKRHDFDAFWDHHIMENQQYPLHIKKMERSYWVPDVKVYDIYFDGFRDSRIHGVYVTPSVVNEKNPGAVIFHGYNWNTLQPHYAFKYVMQGIPVLLVEVRGQNPASPDYHLYENGGSSGWMTLGIKNPDQYYYGNVYMDCYRSVDVVRELSGKSNVLVEGSSQGGALAIAVAALQRNILLALSDIPYLTYFKRSVQLSTEGPYSEIYHYFKVHDPLHETENIIYGTLSYFDCMNLATRVSCPTLIGVGLEDSVCPPSSVFALYNHLTCKKDIRIYAEYGHGLPPLHEEEKLKFLATHI; the protein is encoded by the coding sequence ATGAACCTCTTTGACCTGCCGATTGAGCAGCTTCGTACTTATTTGCCAAATCAAACCAAACGACATGATTTTGATGCTTTTTGGGATCACCACATTATGGAAAACCAACAGTATCCTTTACATATAAAAAAGATGGAGCGTTCATACTGGGTTCCGGATGTTAAGGTTTATGATATATATTTCGATGGATTTCGAGATTCACGTATACATGGTGTTTATGTTACTCCATCAGTTGTAAATGAGAAAAATCCTGGAGCTGTTATTTTTCACGGATATAATTGGAATACACTACAACCACACTACGCATTTAAATATGTCATGCAGGGAATTCCTGTATTGCTTGTAGAGGTTAGGGGACAAAATCCTGCTTCTCCTGATTATCATTTGTACGAAAACGGCGGTTCCTCAGGGTGGATGACATTGGGAATTAAGAATCCAGATCAATACTACTATGGCAATGTATACATGGATTGCTATCGAAGTGTCGATGTGGTACGGGAGTTATCGGGTAAATCAAATGTACTCGTTGAGGGCAGTAGTCAAGGAGGGGCCCTTGCCATTGCGGTTGCCGCCCTTCAAAGAAATATTCTGCTGGCACTCAGTGATATTCCTTACTTGACCTATTTTAAACGTTCAGTTCAATTGTCAACAGAAGGCCCCTACAGTGAAATTTATCATTACTTTAAAGTACATGATCCTTTACATGAAACGGAAAATATAATTTATGGAACATTAAGCTATTTTGATTGTATGAATTTAGCAACTAGGGTGAGTTGTCCGACTCTTATAGGAGTTGGCTTAGAGGATTCGGTTTGTCCTCCTTCAAGTGTTTTTGCGCTATATAATCATTTGACGTGTAAAAAGGACATTCGGATTTATGCTGAATATGGACATGGACTCCCTCCACTACACGAGGAGGAAAAGTTAAAGTTTTTAGCCACCCACATCTAG
- a CDS encoding Crp/Fnr family transcriptional regulator, which produces MKEIKDRAQLQSYIDTFQLEPIFNQQLHPYLSLYSFEEGELICTQGEPSEYLYVLVKGKVKIYTNSSEGKTLILSFKTPLEVIGDLEYVQEIDFLNTAEAVSPVCMIGIHHRWLQKYAKDHAPFLQFLLGIITKKFHVKSKSTNLTIMYPVEVRLASYLMSVSLDESASLNKSQISISIKDTANLIGTSYRHLNRVIGQLCDDGLIERQKGAILIKDRDRLRMLAGDNIYE; this is translated from the coding sequence ATGAAAGAGATAAAAGATCGTGCGCAATTACAATCATATATAGATACTTTTCAGCTAGAACCCATATTTAATCAACAGCTACACCCATATTTGTCTCTTTACAGCTTTGAAGAAGGTGAACTCATTTGTACCCAGGGTGAACCTTCCGAATATTTGTACGTTCTCGTGAAAGGAAAGGTTAAGATCTATACCAATTCTTCAGAGGGTAAAACGCTTATCCTATCGTTCAAGACGCCGCTTGAAGTCATTGGCGACTTGGAATACGTACAGGAGATTGATTTCCTCAACACAGCGGAGGCTGTTTCACCGGTTTGTATGATTGGAATACATCATCGCTGGTTGCAAAAATATGCAAAGGACCATGCGCCGTTCCTGCAATTTTTATTAGGAATTATCACGAAAAAATTCCACGTCAAATCCAAATCGACGAATCTTACCATCATGTATCCCGTCGAAGTGCGTTTGGCTAGTTACCTCATGTCGGTCTCCCTAGACGAATCGGCCTCACTTAATAAGAGCCAAATAAGCATTAGTATAAAAGATACGGCGAATCTGATAGGAACTAGTTATCGGCATCTAAATCGCGTCATCGGCCAATTATGCGACGATGGTCTGATCGAGCGCCAAAAGGGAGCCATCCTCATTAAGGACCGGGATCGATTGAGGATGCTGGCTGGGGATAATATTTACGAATAG
- a CDS encoding DMT family transporter: MIIGLLFSLVAGALLSVQNIFNSKVNERAGSWATTTLVLGLGFLASMTFGLLFEGKELFHLQNMKLWYWFSGLLGIGVVTFIVQGMKHLGPSYAISIVFASQLAFALVWDSLGLLGLEKVPFTFKQLIGVLIIVGGVVVFKFAGRRERQVQAKKMLELTNEV, from the coding sequence ATGATAATTGGACTATTATTCTCGCTGGTGGCTGGAGCGCTGCTAAGCGTACAAAATATTTTTAACAGTAAGGTTAATGAACGTGCGGGGTCATGGGCCACAACCACTTTAGTATTAGGGTTAGGTTTCTTAGCTTCCATGACTTTCGGTCTGCTCTTTGAGGGGAAAGAATTATTTCATTTACAAAATATGAAGCTTTGGTATTGGTTCAGTGGCTTACTGGGGATAGGAGTTGTCACTTTTATTGTACAGGGGATGAAGCACCTGGGACCAAGCTACGCCATCTCGATCGTATTTGCTTCACAGCTCGCATTTGCTTTGGTGTGGGACTCTCTTGGGTTATTAGGGTTAGAAAAAGTTCCATTTACTTTTAAGCAGTTAATTGGTGTGCTCATTATTGTCGGTGGGGTTGTTGTTTTTAAATTTGCGGGTAGACGAGAAAGGCAAGTACAGGCTAAAAAAATGTTAGAGTTAACGAATGAAGTTTGA